From Chryseobacterium sp. IHB B 17019, one genomic window encodes:
- the katG gene encoding catalase/peroxidase HPI, whose protein sequence is MEKDLNDISKCPFHNGTMKKQSVAGGGTKNLDWWPDQLRVDILRQHSALSNPMDKDFNYAEAFKSLDLEAVKKDLHALMTDSQDWWPADFGHYGPLFIRMAWHSAGTYRVGDGRGGAGAGQQRFAPLNSWPDNVNLDKARRLLWPIKQKYGNKISWADLLILTGNIALESMGFKTFGFAGGREDVWEPDMDVYWGSEKTWLGGDLRYSHGSPGVIENHGVLPSDDDADGNIHSRDLERPLAAVQMGLIYVNPEGPDGNPDPIAAAKDIRDTFGRMAMDDEETVALIAGGHTFGKTHGAGPADHVGREPEGESIESQGIGWNSSYKSGRGGDTISSGLEVTWTETPTQWSNSFFKNLFENEWELTKSPAGAHQWVAKNGAETIPDAFDPNKKHRPTMLTTDLSLRFDPVYEKISRKFHENPDAFADAFARAWFKLTHRDMGPKARYLGPEVPQEELIWQDPIPEVDHVLINNSDVEALKSKILSSGLNISELVSTAWASASTFRGSDKRGGANGARIRLAPQRYWEVNNPAQLQKVLSALENIQKEFNENQTGGKKVSLADLIVLAGSAAIEKAAKDAGHTLIVPFVPGRMDASQEQTDVESMGYLEPAADGFRNYLKKKLSVSTEALLIDKAQLLNLSAPELTVLIGGMRALNTNFDGSAHGIFTQKPGILTNDFFVNLLDMNTQWKAASQDNELYEGTDRKTGEKKWTATRADLVFGSNSELRAIAEVYASSDAQEKFVKDFVSAWVKVMNADRFDLI, encoded by the coding sequence ATGGAAAAAGATTTAAATGACATCAGTAAATGCCCTTTTCACAACGGAACAATGAAAAAACAGAGCGTCGCAGGCGGTGGGACTAAAAATTTAGATTGGTGGCCAGATCAGTTGCGGGTAGATATTCTTCGTCAGCATTCTGCGCTATCAAACCCTATGGATAAGGACTTCAATTATGCCGAAGCCTTCAAAAGCCTCGACCTTGAAGCTGTAAAAAAAGATCTTCATGCTTTAATGACTGATTCTCAGGATTGGTGGCCCGCAGATTTTGGACATTATGGGCCGTTATTTATCCGTATGGCGTGGCATAGTGCCGGAACTTACCGCGTCGGTGATGGTAGAGGAGGAGCGGGAGCAGGGCAACAACGTTTTGCACCTTTGAACAGCTGGCCGGATAATGTGAACCTTGATAAAGCCAGAAGGTTATTATGGCCGATCAAACAAAAATACGGGAACAAAATCTCCTGGGCAGATTTATTAATTCTTACCGGAAACATTGCTTTAGAATCAATGGGCTTCAAAACATTTGGTTTTGCGGGTGGCCGTGAAGATGTTTGGGAACCGGATATGGATGTTTATTGGGGCTCGGAAAAGACCTGGTTGGGCGGAGATTTGCGTTATTCTCACGGATCTCCGGGAGTGATTGAAAACCACGGTGTTCTTCCAAGTGATGACGATGCAGACGGAAATATCCATTCCAGGGATTTAGAAAGACCTTTGGCCGCCGTACAAATGGGGCTGATTTATGTAAACCCTGAAGGACCCGACGGAAATCCGGACCCAATTGCAGCAGCCAAAGATATTCGCGATACGTTCGGGAGAATGGCGATGGATGATGAAGAAACCGTTGCTTTGATCGCCGGTGGACATACTTTTGGTAAAACTCACGGCGCAGGTCCGGCTGATCATGTTGGCAGAGAACCCGAAGGTGAAAGTATTGAATCACAGGGCATAGGTTGGAATAGCTCCTATAAATCAGGTAGAGGGGGCGATACGATTTCCAGTGGATTGGAGGTAACATGGACAGAAACGCCGACGCAGTGGAGTAATTCTTTCTTTAAAAATCTTTTCGAAAACGAATGGGAACTAACAAAGAGCCCGGCTGGCGCACATCAATGGGTTGCAAAAAATGGGGCAGAGACTATTCCTGATGCCTTTGATCCGAATAAAAAACACAGGCCAACAATGCTTACCACAGATCTTTCATTAAGATTTGATCCGGTGTACGAAAAAATCTCCAGAAAATTTCATGAAAATCCGGATGCGTTTGCAGATGCATTTGCAAGAGCATGGTTTAAATTAACACACAGAGACATGGGTCCGAAAGCCCGTTATTTGGGTCCGGAAGTTCCTCAGGAAGAATTGATCTGGCAAGATCCGATTCCGGAAGTTGATCATGTTTTGATCAATAATTCTGATGTAGAAGCTTTAAAATCAAAAATTTTAAGTTCAGGTTTAAATATTTCTGAATTGGTTTCGACAGCTTGGGCATCAGCTTCTACATTTAGAGGAAGCGATAAAAGAGGTGGCGCAAACGGGGCAAGAATACGCCTGGCTCCGCAAAGATATTGGGAGGTAAATAATCCTGCTCAGCTTCAAAAAGTTTTAAGCGCTTTAGAAAATATTCAGAAAGAGTTTAATGAAAATCAAACAGGTGGTAAAAAAGTTTCATTAGCTGATTTAATCGTGCTAGCCGGAAGTGCAGCTATTGAAAAAGCAGCAAAAGATGCGGGCCATACCTTAATTGTTCCTTTTGTACCTGGAAGAATGGATGCTTCTCAGGAACAAACCGATGTTGAATCAATGGGTTATCTTGAGCCTGCGGCAGATGGATTTAGAAATTATTTAAAGAAAAAACTTTCTGTTTCTACTGAAGCACTATTAATAGATAAAGCTCAGCTTTTGAATCTGTCTGCTCCGGAGCTCACGGTATTAATCGGTGGAATGAGAGCGCTAAACACCAATTTTGACGGTTCTGCACACGGTATTTTTACTCAAAAACCGGGTATTCTTACTAACGATTTTTTTGTAAATCTTTTAGACATGAATACACAATGGAAGGCGGCTTCTCAGGATAACGAGCTGTATGAAGGAACCGATCGCAAAACCGGTGAGAAAAAATGGACTGCAACCCGTGCAGATCTTGTTTTTGGTTCAAATTCTGAGTTGAGAGCAATTGCTGAGGTGTATGCAAGTTCTGACGCACAGGAAAAATTCGTAAAGGATTTTGTAAGTGCTTGGGTGAAAGTGATGAATGCTGATAGATTTGATTTAATTTAA
- a CDS encoding heme-binding domain-containing protein, giving the protein MKKILTVLLVAFIIIQFFPIDKTNPAPTPGMDFLKIKNTPPEVAKIINSSCYDCHSNETKYPWYSNFAPASWFLKNHINEGRKHLNFSTFAMYDPKIQAQKLQECIEMLEKKEMPLESYFIGHQEAKLTDKQRKILIDYFKREKKETERKMAL; this is encoded by the coding sequence ATGAAAAAAATACTAACCGTTTTACTGGTAGCATTTATCATCATCCAGTTTTTCCCGATAGACAAAACAAATCCTGCTCCTACACCGGGAATGGATTTTTTAAAAATAAAAAACACGCCTCCTGAAGTCGCAAAAATCATCAACAGCTCTTGTTACGACTGCCATTCTAACGAAACCAAATATCCGTGGTATTCTAATTTTGCCCCGGCTTCCTGGTTTTTGAAAAATCATATCAATGAAGGAAGGAAACATCTGAACTTTTCTACTTTTGCTATGTATGATCCTAAAATACAGGCACAAAAATTGCAGGAATGTATTGAAATGCTTGAGAAAAAAGAAATGCCGCTGGAATCTTATTTCATAGGACATCAGGAAGCAAAACTGACTGATAAACAAAGAAAAATCTTAATTGATTATTTTAAAAGAGAGAAAAAAGAAACAGAGAGAAAAATGGCCCTTTAA
- a CDS encoding helix-turn-helix domain-containing protein, with product MKKFREKKKLSQTELAVMIGKDRQYLYKIKKGKGKSNIFTIALILFYKNT from the coding sequence GTGAAAAAGTTTCGCGAGAAAAAGAAGCTTTCGCAAACCGAATTGGCGGTAATGATTGGGAAAGACAGACAATATCTTTATAAAATCAAAAAAGGAAAAGGAAAATCAAATATTTTTACTATTGCGCTCATCCTTTTTTATAAAAACACTTAG
- a CDS encoding tetratricopeptide repeat protein encodes MKNFILFLFLFFLTNSCFPTVEKPDDYFCAINKEVSAVVDEPEEVKKIYTRELQKYKKYRTKKYLISSKYVELSLRKKDKHILVYELLKLNNDKYDYVSIACNYNLALQFEFSSPELALQFLNKAIQLDERSGEKYFLPHLYHQKGRWYYNKKNYRKALFYFNECLKNLNRKETLYVASMHNNFGLCFDKMNNTKLAIEKTRKAINILENKPSKTKEERLFLYFIKGNLGGYFFKLKDYSSAEKLLSQELKFYITENYSSEMINPSKQLFELYTITNDKEHLKKLINFLKEAESRSKTTDRIEINKIFQKYYAGINNLENLKIYSERLSQLNDENTSKTTHELSETSDRLNNFIIKNINQQYAYQKRKNILLTSVIFLAIITFAFFILNIKNRNKRKHDSLERQKMILENNKKMLEKDIKLQNEKIKSLYHSLNLKIETEKAFLNSLKNIKKQNNFQTEEVLKDLLLKVNNLIQVDKRNYDLISECTLQNEYFVNQLSEKVPNLTNLELKLCMYFRLNLSSKEISSFENTTPNTIRVYKTKIKTKIGLDRETSLDTYLKTI; translated from the coding sequence ATGAAAAATTTTATACTTTTTTTATTTCTCTTTTTTCTGACAAATTCGTGCTTTCCAACTGTGGAAAAGCCTGATGATTATTTTTGTGCCATCAATAAAGAGGTCTCTGCTGTAGTGGATGAGCCTGAGGAAGTTAAAAAAATTTATACCCGCGAGCTTCAGAAATACAAAAAATACCGAACCAAAAAATATCTCATAAGCAGTAAGTATGTTGAGCTTTCCCTCCGCAAAAAAGACAAGCATATATTAGTATATGAACTTCTAAAACTGAATAATGATAAATATGATTACGTTTCAATTGCATGTAATTATAACCTGGCGTTACAGTTTGAATTTTCATCACCGGAACTGGCTTTACAATTTCTGAACAAAGCTATTCAGCTGGATGAAAGATCAGGCGAAAAATATTTCCTGCCACATCTATATCATCAAAAAGGGAGATGGTACTACAATAAGAAAAATTATAGAAAAGCACTTTTCTATTTTAATGAATGCTTAAAGAATTTAAATAGGAAAGAAACACTCTACGTCGCTTCAATGCACAATAATTTTGGGTTATGCTTTGATAAAATGAATAATACCAAACTAGCAATTGAGAAGACACGAAAGGCAATTAATATATTGGAAAATAAGCCTTCCAAAACTAAAGAAGAAAGACTTTTTCTGTATTTTATCAAAGGAAATCTGGGTGGGTATTTTTTTAAGCTAAAAGATTATAGTTCAGCAGAAAAGCTGTTATCCCAAGAGCTTAAATTTTACATTACTGAGAATTATTCAAGTGAAATGATTAATCCTTCAAAACAATTATTTGAGCTTTATACAATCACAAATGACAAAGAACATTTGAAAAAGCTGATCAATTTTTTAAAGGAAGCCGAATCTCGTTCAAAAACAACGGACAGAATTGAAATAAATAAGATATTTCAGAAATATTATGCCGGCATCAATAATCTGGAAAATTTAAAAATTTATTCCGAAAGACTCAGTCAACTGAACGATGAAAATACGAGCAAAACAACACATGAATTAAGCGAAACATCAGACCGTCTGAATAATTTTATCATTAAAAATATAAACCAGCAATATGCTTATCAAAAAAGAAAAAATATATTATTAACATCTGTTATCTTCTTGGCAATCATAACTTTTGCATTTTTTATTCTGAATATCAAGAACCGAAATAAAAGGAAACACGACAGCCTCGAAAGGCAAAAAATGATTTTAGAAAACAATAAAAAAATGCTGGAAAAAGATATTAAACTTCAAAATGAAAAAATTAAAAGCCTTTATCACAGTCTCAACCTGAAAATCGAAACCGAAAAAGCTTTCCTCAACAGCCTTAAAAACATAAAAAAACAAAACAACTTCCAAACCGAAGAGGTGTTGAAAGATCTTCTCCTCAAAGTAAATAATCTGATTCAGGTAGACAAGAGAAATTATGACTTAATAAGTGAATGTACATTACAAAACGAATATTTCGTCAATCAATTATCCGAAAAGGTTCCGAACCTGACGAATCTGGAACTTAAGCTCTGTATGTACTTCAGATTAAACCTTTCTTCAAAAGAAATTTCTTCATTTGAAAATACGACTCCAAATACCATTAGAGTGTATAAAACAAAAATCAAAACCAAAATTGGATTAGACAGGGAAACAAGCCTGGATACTTATTTGAAAACCATTTAA
- a CDS encoding T9SS type A sorting domain-containing protein: MKKNYTLALFLGAFLGISAQETKVLWQKDIKSSTQDFLSQVTTTIDQQYLITGSSIQSNKLQASGSKQNNGYDYHLVKLNQQGEEVWEKYFSGQNHDFLSATVNTQEGGFLLSGTSYSGKSLDKKEESKGGSDIWLIRLNEFGDELWQKTIGTQADEEARAVIQTTDFGFFVAGNIQNSAKGYGSKDVLIVRLDKNGGIASQIILGGKGLDEVEKMIPTKDGGALLGVYSRSGKAATNNLSSATSKQTENFGEGDYWIIKLNKDGKVEWERNFGGKSDDHLRTLALTSTGFLIGGESRSERSGNKTVGIEEGTDLWLISLNEKGEEIWQKSYNFKNRDVLMGMSVITKSQDTRTRNQDITTGILLGGYTQAEGRIENEDETFWMLYVDQNGNEQWRKHVKGESRKKEERLSDIKLNRDGSIILAGTSAEELGKENWKIVKLGDKQIDQLIEKQDIKIYPNPVSDYAYVEIGFDFKEADILLYDMSGRQLQSLKTKNKVTKINTQPLIQGAYLITIKTDTNKTANAKLIKK; this comes from the coding sequence ATGAAAAAAAATTACACATTGGCACTGTTCTTAGGTGCATTTCTGGGTATTTCTGCCCAGGAAACAAAAGTCCTTTGGCAGAAAGACATCAAATCCTCGACCCAGGATTTTCTAAGCCAGGTAACCACAACCATTGATCAGCAGTATTTAATTACAGGAAGCTCTATTCAGAGCAATAAACTTCAAGCTTCAGGCAGTAAGCAGAATAATGGCTACGACTATCATTTGGTCAAATTAAACCAGCAGGGAGAAGAAGTCTGGGAAAAATATTTTTCAGGACAAAACCATGATTTTTTATCTGCAACGGTGAATACTCAGGAAGGAGGCTTCCTTCTCTCCGGAACGTCTTATAGTGGAAAATCTTTAGACAAAAAAGAAGAATCCAAAGGCGGTTCAGATATTTGGCTGATTAGACTCAATGAATTCGGTGATGAATTGTGGCAGAAAACAATCGGTACTCAAGCAGATGAAGAAGCAAGAGCTGTAATTCAAACCACGGATTTTGGATTTTTTGTTGCGGGTAATATTCAAAACTCAGCAAAAGGTTACGGCTCCAAAGATGTTTTGATTGTAAGACTGGATAAAAACGGAGGCATAGCCTCTCAAATTATATTAGGTGGAAAAGGGCTCGATGAAGTAGAGAAAATGATTCCTACCAAAGATGGTGGAGCTTTATTGGGAGTGTATTCACGCAGTGGAAAAGCTGCAACCAACAACCTTTCATCTGCAACCTCAAAACAAACAGAAAACTTCGGTGAAGGAGATTACTGGATCATTAAACTTAACAAAGACGGAAAGGTAGAATGGGAAAGGAACTTTGGAGGAAAAAGTGACGATCATTTGCGAACACTCGCTTTAACATCAACAGGCTTTTTAATCGGAGGAGAATCGAGATCGGAGAGATCAGGAAATAAAACCGTGGGAATTGAAGAAGGAACAGACCTTTGGCTTATTTCACTTAATGAAAAAGGGGAAGAAATCTGGCAGAAATCTTATAATTTCAAGAACAGGGATGTTTTGATGGGAATGAGTGTTATTACAAAGAGCCAGGATACAAGAACCAGGAATCAAGATATTACCACAGGGATATTGCTTGGCGGTTACACCCAGGCAGAAGGAAGAATAGAGAATGAAGACGAAACGTTTTGGATGCTTTATGTAGACCAGAATGGAAATGAGCAGTGGAGAAAGCATGTGAAGGGAGAATCCAGAAAAAAAGAGGAAAGGTTATCTGATATTAAATTAAACAGAGATGGTTCCATTATTCTGGCAGGAACCAGTGCAGAAGAGCTTGGAAAAGAAAACTGGAAGATTGTAAAGCTGGGAGATAAGCAAATTGATCAGCTGATCGAAAAGCAGGATATTAAGATTTATCCAAATCCTGTATCGGACTATGCTTATGTAGAAATAGGTTTTGATTTTAAGGAAGCAGATATTTTGTTGTATGATATGTCCGGAAGACAGTTGCAAAGTTTGAAAACCAAAAACAAGGTAACCAAGATCAATACCCAGCCTTTAATCCAGGGAGCTTATCTGATTACCATTAAAACGGATACCAATAAAACAGCTAACGCTAAATTGATTAAAAAATAA
- a CDS encoding tail fiber domain-containing protein — protein MKKFFLLLLMSNFAMAQVGINTPNPQGIFHIDGAKDNPVTGIPNGAQESNDLTVLSSGYVGIGTILPKQQLHIIEPNIVSAITNSFISGIAITGSGSAAGGATGPGFYLENVNAPVGSRLLKINYSMNSTEPILNFQRVTDNAGADAGGAAMVLARSGKLGINNIYNAANNLTVNGNASVGNAYVGIVAPTNGAIIQGRVGIGTSVPASSLDITAINPTGTTTNVEGLLIPRIDRQRAQSMTAVPNSTLVYINDISTGTAAGTAIDVTSTGYYYFDGTKWTAILSSANNSNSNWQLAGNLGTNQTTNFIGTLDNQNLTFKRNNIQSGFLGAINTAFGLSSLPPTSAAIGSTAFGINALGNTTGGVSGSAFGHQALSANISGSSNSAFGAQALVANITGASNTAVGTVALANMVSGGSNTAVGHFSLNNATGNFNTALGYASLIGLTTGLSNIGIGQNAGNEGTGGVSLTSGDGNIIIGRQASLQNGNNQLNIGSVLFGTGINGTLAARTGNIGIKTPNPQRTFHVDGAADNPITGIPTEIQQGNDVVISNTGNLSIGTNNIATARLHVVSENNDVLNEYHFDDYGGTTNKYNAFRIHKARGTVAAPANLQNGDHIGAIEFTPYFNNTASPYNNGTGLYAAYEGNGTNNLTSLRFFTSGNMPTTGERMRIDQNGNVGINTASPTTTLEVVTSNVNTGSLGIRFAGNNPTPAVGQNILVGFNPNTIAGGYAHWAIGSQFFDGTALGDADFIFKSSNGGTYVDRMIIKNGGNVGMGTNTPTQKLHVIGNILASGTITPSDIRIKKDITDNTYGLKEVLNLRTINYKYKDEELSKDKKIGFIAQEIKAAMPELVTTADDNMKTLGVNYAEMTVILTKAIQEQQIQINTLKKEIEELKKNK, from the coding sequence ATGAAAAAATTTTTTTTACTCTTATTAATGAGCAATTTTGCTATGGCTCAAGTAGGGATAAATACGCCCAATCCACAAGGTATATTCCATATTGACGGAGCCAAAGACAATCCAGTTACAGGCATTCCTAATGGTGCACAGGAATCTAATGACCTTACAGTACTTAGTTCAGGCTATGTCGGGATAGGGACTATACTGCCCAAACAGCAGCTGCATATTATCGAGCCCAATATAGTAAGTGCTATTACCAACAGCTTTATTTCAGGAATTGCAATTACAGGAAGTGGTAGCGCTGCTGGCGGAGCAACAGGACCCGGTTTTTACCTTGAAAATGTTAATGCTCCCGTTGGCAGTAGACTTTTGAAAATTAATTATTCTATGAACAGTACTGAGCCTATTTTAAACTTTCAAAGAGTCACAGATAATGCCGGTGCTGATGCTGGAGGTGCTGCAATGGTTCTTGCACGTTCCGGAAAATTAGGAATAAATAATATATATAATGCAGCAAATAACCTTACTGTAAACGGTAATGCATCAGTAGGTAATGCTTATGTAGGAATAGTTGCACCAACAAATGGGGCAATCATACAGGGGAGAGTGGGAATTGGTACATCAGTTCCTGCATCATCCCTTGACATTACTGCAATAAATCCCACCGGAACAACAACCAATGTGGAAGGTTTGCTGATTCCTCGAATAGATCGTCAACGGGCTCAATCCATGACTGCTGTCCCCAATTCCACATTGGTATACATCAATGATATTTCCACCGGCACTGCTGCAGGCACTGCCATTGATGTTACCTCAACGGGGTATTATTATTTTGATGGGACAAAATGGACAGCCATTCTTTCATCTGCCAATAACAGTAATAGTAACTGGCAGCTTGCCGGAAACTTGGGAACAAATCAGACCACCAATTTTATTGGTACTTTAGATAATCAAAATCTTACTTTTAAAAGAAACAATATACAGTCAGGATTTCTAGGCGCTATAAATACCGCGTTCGGTCTTTCTTCGTTGCCACCTACATCTGCTGCAATTGGCAGCACTGCTTTTGGTATCAATGCTTTAGGCAATACTACGGGAGGCGTAAGCGGATCAGCTTTTGGGCACCAAGCTCTTTCTGCCAATATTTCAGGTAGCAGTAATTCTGCATTTGGAGCACAAGCTCTCGTTGCTAATATTACAGGAGCAAGCAACACAGCGGTTGGTACAGTAGCCCTTGCTAATATGGTTTCCGGAGGTAGTAATACCGCGGTGGGACACTTTTCTTTAAATAATGCTACCGGTAATTTTAACACAGCACTTGGATATGCATCGTTAATAGGATTAACCACTGGGCTTAGTAATATTGGTATTGGACAAAATGCAGGAAATGAAGGAACAGGTGGCGTGTCACTTACATCAGGAGATGGAAATATAATAATAGGAAGACAGGCTTCTTTACAAAATGGCAACAACCAGCTAAATATCGGAAGTGTCCTTTTTGGAACCGGTATCAATGGAACTCTCGCAGCCCGTACCGGTAATATCGGTATTAAAACACCTAACCCGCAACGGACATTTCATGTGGACGGCGCGGCAGACAATCCGATTACAGGAATTCCTACTGAGATTCAGCAAGGAAATGACGTCGTAATATCTAACACGGGTAATCTTAGCATCGGTACAAATAACATAGCTACAGCAAGACTCCATGTAGTTTCAGAAAACAATGATGTCTTGAATGAGTATCATTTTGATGATTATGGAGGAACAACCAATAAATACAATGCATTCCGTATCCATAAGGCACGTGGTACAGTAGCAGCACCGGCAAATCTTCAAAACGGAGATCATATTGGAGCTATTGAGTTTACACCTTATTTCAATAACACTGCCTCTCCTTATAACAATGGAACAGGTTTGTATGCTGCTTATGAAGGTAATGGAACCAATAATCTTACTTCTCTTCGTTTTTTTACCAGCGGTAATATGCCGACAACAGGAGAAAGAATGAGAATAGACCAGAATGGAAATGTAGGGATAAATACAGCATCACCCACTACTACTCTGGAAGTGGTAACTTCCAACGTTAATACTGGGAGCCTGGGAATAAGATTTGCAGGAAATAACCCAACTCCGGCCGTGGGTCAAAATATTTTAGTTGGATTTAATCCTAATACAATAGCAGGAGGGTATGCTCATTGGGCAATAGGCTCACAATTTTTTGATGGCACCGCGCTTGGAGATGCTGACTTTATTTTCAAATCATCAAATGGTGGGACTTATGTAGATCGTATGATTATCAAAAATGGTGGAAATGTGGGAATGGGTACAAATACTCCAACACAGAAACTTCACGTTATAGGAAATATTCTGGCATCCGGAACTATCACTCCTTCAGATATAAGAATAAAAAAAGATATTACAGACAATACTTATGGCTTAAAAGAAGTTTTAAATCTGAGAACTATTAACTATAAATATAAAGATGAAGAATTGAGTAAAGACAAAAAAATAGGATTTATAGCTCAGGAAATAAAAGCTGCAATGCCCGAACTTGTTACTACTGCGGATGATAATATGAAAACACTTGGAGTAAATTATGCTGAAATGACCGTGATACTTACAAAAGCAATACAGGAACAGCAAATACAGATCAATACCCTTAAAAAGGAAATTGAAGAATTAAAGAAAAATAAATAA
- a CDS encoding cold-shock protein, protein MQQGTVKFFNDAKGFGFITPSNGGQDVFVHTSGLINEIRENDVVTFDLENGKKGVNAVNVRVA, encoded by the coding sequence ATGCAACAAGGAACAGTAAAATTCTTTAACGATGCTAAAGGATTTGGTTTTATTACACCATCAAACGGTGGTCAGGATGTTTTCGTACATACCTCAGGTTTAATTAATGAGATTCGTGAAAACGATGTCGTAACATTCGACTTAGAAAACGGAAAAAAAGGCGTTAACGCAGTTAACGTACGCGTAGCATAA
- a CDS encoding thiol-disulfide oxidoreductase DCC family protein, which translates to MEEQWQNKYVVFFDGDCGVCNFWVQWILERDKKDQFLFASLQSDFGQNFLSERGLDTKVFNTMYLWKPNQYYLQKSKAVLQIANLLGGIYKLSWLGKIVPAFLSDKLYDIISRNRMKLANQKCYLPTPHQRAKFIQV; encoded by the coding sequence ATGGAGGAACAATGGCAAAATAAGTATGTTGTATTTTTCGACGGAGATTGTGGAGTCTGCAATTTCTGGGTACAATGGATTTTGGAGAGGGATAAAAAAGATCAATTCTTGTTTGCTTCTCTTCAGTCTGATTTCGGGCAAAATTTTTTATCCGAAAGAGGCTTGGATACAAAAGTTTTTAACACAATGTATCTTTGGAAGCCCAATCAGTATTATTTGCAAAAATCAAAAGCAGTTTTACAGATTGCTAATTTACTTGGCGGAATTTATAAGCTTTCGTGGCTTGGAAAAATCGTTCCGGCCTTTTTGAGTGACAAACTTTATGATATTATTTCAAGAAACCGGATGAAACTGGCAAACCAGAAATGTTATTTGCCGACACCGCATCAAAGAGCTAAATTTATTCAGGTTTGA